Proteins encoded by one window of Rhodothermia bacterium:
- a CDS encoding SIMPL domain-containing protein, whose translation MKKQFLILLFVAFLPAFGQSKIEEVPYIDVTGTAEKEVVPDEIYVSITLRERFEGRNKVTIEAQEEKLKDTLRRLNIGLDQLSVAGANAGYIRVSRKTKDVITRKDYELKLNDAPTLGNLFEALDQIAITEANVVRVYHSKMDELRREVRIQAIKAAKAKADYLLAAIGEQTGKPLVVQERDLYAPTPLSNVQNRIMESIAGVADAVSGEDDIQFSKIKIQLSVYVKFGIK comes from the coding sequence ATGAAAAAACAATTCCTTATCCTCTTGTTTGTTGCTTTTTTGCCGGCCTTTGGTCAAAGCAAAATCGAAGAAGTTCCATACATTGACGTCACCGGAACCGCCGAAAAAGAGGTTGTTCCAGATGAGATTTACGTTTCGATTACCCTCCGCGAACGCTTTGAAGGCCGGAATAAAGTGACTATCGAGGCACAAGAAGAAAAGCTCAAAGACACGCTACGCCGCTTGAACATTGGTCTGGATCAACTCTCGGTGGCAGGTGCAAATGCGGGATATATCCGAGTTAGCCGCAAAACCAAGGACGTTATTACCCGAAAGGACTATGAACTTAAACTGAATGATGCCCCTACACTTGGTAACCTCTTCGAGGCATTAGACCAGATTGCCATTACAGAAGCCAATGTTGTACGGGTATATCATTCCAAAATGGATGAACTCCGACGCGAGGTGCGTATTCAAGCCATAAAAGCTGCTAAAGCAAAAGCCGATTACCTCTTGGCCGCTATTGGCGAACAAACAGGAAAACCGCTTGTGGTACAGGAACGTGACCTCTATGCGCCTACACCCTTAAGTAATGTTCAAAATCGGATCATGGAATCCATCGCAGGTGTGGCGGATGCCGTATCTGGCGAGGATGATATCCAATTTAGCAAAATCAAAATTCAACTCTCGGTTTATGTGAAGTTTGGGATTAAATGA
- a CDS encoding arylsulfatase: MRLFYPKLLLLPFLFWGISCTGSNTHQAERMPNIIYIMADDLGYGSLGSYGQKLIRTPHLDQMAREGLRFTRFYAGSTVCAPSRNTLLTGLSTARSLIRGNQEFGGFLDDEERGQYPLPPGTETLARFLQLHGYATGLVGKWGLGGPQSTGLPNLHGFDFFYGYLDQKQAHNFYPSHFWRNQIWEATRNGYFSPHQKLKGDPSDARAYDSFTGVDYATDLFGEEALQFIQQHRTKPFFLYLPYTAPHLALQAPEDAIAEYDGVFDETAYIGDKGYLPHPKPKAAYAAMITRMDKQIGRMMQVLKNLNLDQNTLVIFTSDNGASFKMGGFDPDFFTANGALRGYKQDLLEGGIRVPFIARWPGKIAPNTTTDHISANWDVFATVAHLVGKPLSNQQEGVSFLPTLLNKGIQAEHDWLYWEFPEVKDGIQAVLWGKWKGIRTGWLKTPEAPIELYDLTNDPAERNNIAADHADVVAHLKTLFAKRQVAPLPHWNPVY, from the coding sequence ATGAGACTCTTTTACCCAAAGTTACTTTTGCTACCCTTCTTGTTCTGGGGAATTTCGTGTACGGGAAGCAATACCCATCAGGCGGAGCGAATGCCCAACATCATTTATATCATGGCCGATGACCTCGGTTATGGGAGTTTGGGGAGTTATGGCCAGAAGCTGATTCGGACGCCACATTTGGATCAAATGGCACGAGAGGGCCTTCGGTTTACGCGGTTTTATGCTGGTAGTACGGTTTGTGCCCCTTCGCGGAATACACTCCTTACGGGACTTTCGACCGCAAGATCACTGATTCGTGGCAATCAGGAGTTCGGTGGATTTCTTGACGATGAGGAGCGTGGTCAATACCCACTGCCGCCGGGGACGGAAACCTTAGCCCGCTTCCTGCAACTGCACGGTTATGCGACGGGACTTGTTGGGAAATGGGGATTGGGAGGACCACAATCCACTGGGCTACCGAATCTGCATGGATTTGATTTTTTTTATGGGTATTTAGACCAAAAACAAGCCCATAATTTTTACCCATCTCATTTTTGGCGCAACCAAATATGGGAGGCGACACGCAATGGCTATTTTAGCCCACATCAAAAACTGAAAGGCGATCCTTCGGATGCACGTGCTTACGACTCGTTTACGGGTGTAGATTATGCCACTGACCTGTTTGGCGAAGAAGCCTTGCAGTTTATTCAGCAGCACCGCACAAAGCCATTTTTTCTGTATTTACCCTATACCGCCCCACATTTGGCCTTGCAAGCACCAGAGGATGCGATTGCAGAATATGACGGGGTCTTTGACGAAACAGCGTACATAGGCGATAAAGGATATTTACCACACCCCAAGCCAAAAGCAGCCTATGCAGCCATGATCACCCGAATGGACAAGCAAATTGGGCGAATGATGCAAGTCCTTAAAAATCTAAACTTAGACCAAAATACGCTTGTCATTTTTACCAGCGATAATGGGGCAAGTTTTAAAATGGGTGGCTTCGATCCAGATTTCTTCACCGCCAATGGCGCACTAAGAGGGTATAAACAAGACCTCTTAGAAGGCGGTATTCGGGTCCCTTTTATAGCACGGTGGCCCGGCAAAATCGCACCCAATACCACGACAGACCACATCAGTGCGAATTGGGATGTTTTTGCAACAGTTGCACATCTTGTCGGGAAGCCATTATCGAACCAGCAAGAAGGGGTTTCTTTTCTCCCGACGCTCCTCAACAAGGGTATACAAGCCGAGCATGATTGGCTTTATTGGGAATTTCCCGAAGTTAAAGATGGCATTCAGGCAGTGCTATGGGGGAAATGGAAAGGCATCCGAACTGGCTGGTTGAAAACTCCAGAGGCTCCAATCGAACTCTATGATTTAACCAATGATCCTGCCGAGCGGAACAACATTGCAGCCGATCATGCTGATGTGGTGGCACACCTCAAAACGTTATTTGCAAAAAGACAGGTGGCCCCACTTCCCCATTGGAATCCAGTTTACTGA
- a CDS encoding T9SS type A sorting domain-containing protein, which yields MEKYLMKKTFFFLMLLFALTINRTQAQTPHIEVAPCLEYWVFANPSDPNQWGEVCMNPYLGDPANGSATQEQREYYKKTKPNHCFIGRIFSYEKLVRWREYWMILNKGKLNCYSNYFIDNGVRYEVPPIMSKGKDWLDDIAIPIDIDHIKAKLIDGELVLSGFPESISVLEFSKNKAIITSPKSAVIIKKGQYLLHNGEVTLGKLISLQSPTHQYGKIQDNLLDAGYKIDFKEGVYRLFGPGGEVETDLPIVELVMEFENRYGIVTPVGDEILNLVEIIVDEILWGIVNPTGEELCGIVTPVGEEVVSIVEIVVDEILLGIVSPIDVDLEIVNPSGEIDVNIIDITIDDVLIGIVPPVGDEIANAIINPIEDIPIDRIGDATNPTSATEVLTTSAYPNPFNPSTQLSFTLPHAATVRLSVFDLQGKEVAKLVNGTFKEAGSHQVQFDAGNLPSGVYFYRIVAGNFVATKRIQLLK from the coding sequence ATGGAGAAATATCTCATGAAAAAAACATTCTTCTTTTTGATGCTGTTATTTGCCTTAACAATCAACAGAACCCAAGCCCAAACACCACACATCGAGGTAGCACCTTGCTTGGAATATTGGGTTTTTGCAAATCCTTCAGACCCAAACCAGTGGGGTGAGGTCTGTATGAATCCTTATCTCGGTGATCCAGCGAACGGGTCAGCTACCCAAGAACAACGCGAATACTATAAAAAAACCAAACCTAATCATTGTTTTATTGGTCGAATTTTTAGCTATGAAAAATTAGTCCGCTGGCGGGAATATTGGATGATTTTGAATAAAGGAAAACTAAATTGCTACTCAAATTACTTTATAGACAACGGGGTACGCTATGAGGTTCCACCTATTATGTCTAAAGGAAAAGATTGGTTAGATGACATCGCAATCCCAATTGATATTGACCATATTAAGGCGAAATTAATAGATGGGGAACTTGTCTTATCTGGCTTTCCGGAATCAATTTCTGTTCTTGAGTTTAGCAAAAACAAGGCCATTATTACGTCTCCTAAAAGTGCCGTTATTATAAAAAAAGGTCAGTATCTACTACACAACGGAGAAGTAACTCTGGGCAAATTGATAAGCCTACAAAGCCCGACACACCAATATGGAAAAATACAGGATAACTTGCTTGATGCGGGTTACAAAATTGACTTTAAAGAGGGTGTATATCGTCTTTTTGGGCCGGGCGGGGAAGTAGAAACAGATTTGCCGATTGTAGAACTTGTAATGGAATTTGAGAATCGGTACGGCATAGTTACACCAGTCGGCGATGAAATCCTTAATCTTGTAGAAATCATTGTGGATGAAATCTTATGGGGCATTGTTAATCCGACCGGAGAAGAGTTGTGTGGCATCGTTACGCCTGTTGGGGAAGAGGTCGTTTCAATCGTAGAAATCGTTGTAGATGAGATATTGCTCGGTATTGTCAGCCCAATTGACGTTGACCTTGAAATCGTTAATCCTTCAGGAGAAATTGATGTAAATATCATTGACATCACTATAGACGATGTTCTCATAGGAATTGTACCTCCAGTTGGAGATGAGATAGCCAACGCGATTATCAATCCAATTGAAGACATTCCCATAGATCGCATTGGAGATGCAACGAACCCCACTTCAGCGACGGAGGTGCTTACAACGTCCGCCTATCCCAATCCGTTTAACCCAAGCACGCAACTGAGTTTTACCCTACCACATGCTGCAACCGTCCGCCTCTCGGTATTTGATTTACAGGGAAAAGAGGTCGCAAAATTGGTAAATGGTACGTTTAAAGAAGCAGGAAGCCACCAAGTACAATTTGATGCCGGAAATCTACCAAGTGGCGTCTATTTTTACCGAATTGTGGCCGGAAATTTTGTCGCAACAAAACGAATTCAGTTGCTGAAATAG
- a CDS encoding ArsA family ATPase produces the protein MTKRILLFTGKGGVGKTTCAAATALKTAREGKKTLVLSSDPAHSLADALDVKLGPEPVSIAQNLWAQEVDLYYSMQKYWQNLRHMLLVLFKWQGVQDVAAEELASLPGMAEASTLLWLDQFYSDGDFEVIVVDSAPTGETLTLLSLPQVTQWWLTKAFPFQRSAVQLFGKAVNTFTGVPLDKGVEELDAMFGKLEKVQKILANPAITSMRIVANPERMVINEARRAYTYLQLYGYGVDAILVNRVLPESSDAVWGKYLAAQQKYLAEIENSFEPLPIFKVPHLGEEVFGLERLEQIADSLYGDASPTQVFFSEPTYRLVNEENGYRLEIRLPASDANVSVQQFGDQLVIQAGHQRRNYLLPQFLSYYKMKHWSFKDGWLKVFFVA, from the coding sequence ATGACGAAAAGAATATTGCTATTTACGGGAAAAGGTGGTGTAGGAAAAACGACCTGTGCCGCTGCAACAGCCTTAAAAACGGCACGCGAAGGCAAAAAAACCCTCGTTTTGTCCTCCGACCCCGCACACAGCCTTGCCGATGCCTTGGATGTGAAACTTGGTCCAGAGCCTGTGTCTATTGCCCAAAACTTGTGGGCACAAGAGGTGGATTTGTACTACTCCATGCAAAAGTACTGGCAGAACCTTCGTCATATGCTCTTGGTTTTGTTTAAATGGCAGGGCGTTCAGGATGTTGCTGCCGAAGAATTGGCGTCATTACCGGGCATGGCGGAGGCTTCTACCTTGTTGTGGTTGGATCAGTTTTATAGCGATGGAGATTTCGAAGTCATTGTGGTGGATTCCGCACCCACTGGTGAGACACTGACCTTGCTAAGCCTCCCCCAAGTAACACAATGGTGGCTTACCAAAGCCTTCCCGTTTCAGCGTTCTGCGGTACAACTTTTTGGCAAAGCCGTCAATACCTTTACGGGAGTCCCATTAGATAAAGGCGTGGAAGAATTGGATGCCATGTTCGGAAAGTTGGAAAAAGTTCAAAAAATCTTGGCCAATCCTGCCATAACCAGTATGCGTATTGTGGCGAATCCAGAACGTATGGTCATTAATGAAGCACGTCGTGCTTATACCTATCTCCAGTTGTATGGATACGGTGTGGATGCCATTTTGGTGAACCGTGTTTTGCCCGAATCATCCGACGCCGTTTGGGGAAAGTACTTGGCTGCCCAACAAAAATACCTCGCAGAAATAGAAAATAGCTTTGAGCCACTACCCATTTTCAAAGTACCACATCTGGGTGAGGAGGTCTTTGGCTTGGAGCGGTTAGAACAAATTGCCGACTCACTTTACGGAGATGCCTCGCCCACACAAGTCTTTTTTTCCGAGCCGACCTATCGGCTGGTCAACGAAGAGAACGGATACCGCTTAGAAATTCGCTTGCCGGCCTCCGATGCCAATGTAAGTGTTCAGCAATTTGGCGACCAACTGGTGATTCAAGCTGGACATCAGCGCCGGAACTATTTGCTTCCGCAGTTCTTGAGCTATTATAAAATGAAACACTGGAGTTTTAAAGATGGCTGGTTAAAGGTGTTTTTTGTGGCGTAA
- a CDS encoding ATP-binding protein — protein sequence MSLRYPIGEQDFPSLREDGMVYVDKTSHIYRLLSSGGKYFFLSRPRRFGKSLLVSTLKALFEGRKSLFDGLWIYDKWDWSKRHPVVHISLDATSYRQDGLEKALSGLIKRQALLHGIAIAETSAGTQLEELIFQLYRQTGQRVVVLIDEYDKALLDFLDDPVVLADHQQVLQGFYGVLKPASPYLEFVFLTGVSKFAKVSVFSSLNNLEDITFSPDFVDGVGITEAELQTYFRDRLQELATQKGMSYDAWLAQVRYWYNGYSWDGTTRVYNPFSTLSFLKRGQFSNYWIETGVPSSVVRRMVEEKHEVDLELVEVGQDFFEGTSIYELPIRTLLFQAGFLTVKSVTEDGLYQIGYPNEEVRQAMYLHLLNWFQGGERAGLSSPVVVRMARHFEANALEEVVSGINTIFSGIPYNLFIADQERYYHAVLFIVFQLLSINTRVEVHCAGGRTDMVVQTQSHTYILEFKLNESAEAALAQIHAKGYAVPYLHQGRSVVAVGINFDGTKKQVGDWKQERLSIKKG from the coding sequence ATGTCACTACGTTATCCGATAGGTGAACAAGATTTCCCGTCCTTGCGAGAGGATGGTATGGTTTATGTGGACAAGACGTCACATATATATCGTTTATTGTCGTCGGGTGGCAAATATTTTTTCCTTTCCCGCCCACGTCGTTTTGGGAAGTCGCTATTGGTTTCGACGCTAAAAGCACTTTTTGAGGGCCGTAAGTCTCTTTTTGACGGTCTTTGGATTTATGATAAGTGGGACTGGTCGAAGCGGCATCCGGTGGTTCACATCAGTTTGGATGCGACTTCGTATCGCCAAGATGGTTTAGAAAAAGCCCTTTCTGGATTAATAAAACGTCAAGCGTTGTTACATGGGATAGCGATTGCCGAGACATCTGCTGGTACTCAATTAGAAGAACTCATCTTTCAGCTATACCGCCAAACGGGTCAGCGAGTGGTTGTTTTGATAGACGAATACGATAAAGCCCTATTAGATTTTCTGGATGATCCAGTCGTTTTGGCGGATCATCAGCAGGTTTTGCAGGGATTTTATGGTGTACTCAAACCCGCCTCGCCATATTTGGAGTTTGTGTTTTTGACGGGCGTCTCTAAATTTGCCAAAGTATCTGTTTTTTCCTCACTTAATAACTTAGAAGACATTACCTTTTCTCCTGACTTTGTAGATGGGGTTGGAATTACAGAAGCGGAACTTCAAACCTATTTTCGCGATAGGCTCCAAGAGTTGGCAACCCAAAAAGGGATGTCGTATGATGCTTGGCTGGCTCAGGTGCGTTATTGGTATAATGGTTATTCATGGGACGGCACAACGCGGGTGTATAATCCGTTTTCGACGCTTAGCTTTTTAAAACGCGGTCAATTTTCAAATTATTGGATAGAAACGGGCGTACCCTCGTCGGTGGTTCGTCGTATGGTTGAGGAGAAGCACGAGGTGGATTTAGAATTGGTTGAGGTTGGTCAAGATTTTTTTGAAGGGACAAGTATTTACGAGCTTCCAATCCGAACGCTTTTGTTTCAAGCGGGTTTTTTGACGGTGAAGTCTGTTACGGAGGACGGTCTTTATCAGATTGGTTATCCAAACGAGGAAGTACGTCAGGCGATGTACTTACACCTGCTGAACTGGTTTCAGGGAGGAGAACGTGCGGGATTGTCGAGTCCGGTGGTGGTTCGTATGGCGCGTCACTTCGAGGCGAATGCGTTGGAGGAGGTGGTTTCTGGGATCAATACGATTTTTTCGGGGATCCCGTACAACCTGTTTATCGCCGATCAGGAGCGTTATTATCATGCTGTATTGTTCATTGTTTTCCAATTACTTAGCATCAATACACGGGTGGAGGTTCACTGCGCCGGTGGCCGGACGGACATGGTGGTTCAGACGCAGTCGCATACATACATTTTGGAGTTTAAGCTAAACGAAAGTGCGGAGGCAGCGCTTGCCCAAATCCATGCAAAAGGTTATGCGGTTCCGTATCTGCACCAAGGGCGATCGGTGGTAGCGGTGGGGATCAACTTTGATGGAACCAAGAAGCAGGTAGGGGATTGGAAACAGGAACGACTATCAATTAAGAAAGGGTAA